One window from the genome of Haloprofundus halobius encodes:
- a CDS encoding DUF5804 family protein, whose protein sequence is MTRVCLLGASEVNLRYELLSRDTARAALSTYALREPYRNSLELETVSVGAAVSLLNDLNWYLVRFVDDALVQSPSISETEWLSRKLATAVREGGVRPEETDRFLKVYGVDDDELLDPMFLARVDGQVPDYDLYDVEETLTVRVTEAEFGE, encoded by the coding sequence GTGACGCGGGTCTGTCTACTCGGCGCGTCCGAGGTGAACCTCCGATACGAGTTGCTGTCGCGCGACACGGCTCGCGCCGCGCTGTCGACGTACGCCCTCCGCGAACCGTACCGCAACAGCCTCGAACTGGAGACGGTGAGCGTCGGCGCGGCCGTCTCGCTTCTGAACGACCTCAACTGGTATCTCGTCCGGTTCGTCGACGACGCGCTCGTCCAGTCGCCGAGCATCAGCGAGACGGAGTGGCTCTCGCGGAAACTCGCGACGGCCGTCCGCGAGGGCGGCGTCCGTCCCGAGGAGACCGATCGCTTCCTGAAGGTGTACGGCGTCGACGACGACGAACTGCTCGACCCCATGTTCCTCGCACGCGTCGACGGGCAGGTGCCCGACTACGACCTCTACGACGTCGAGGAGACGCTCACGGTTCGCGTAACCGAAGCCGAGTTCGGCGAGTAG
- a CDS encoding tRNA sulfurtransferase: MALERDTVVVSYGEMGTKSSKVRGRMERTLVSNLDAMLGSRAVDAAVERRWSRPLIRLRNPEEEDAVAGRSPAAHRTSSDDAADAAADTFGVVAARPAVSCEPEREALLDILESLAGEQRSEESFAVRVSRAGPKSAHEFGSRELERVGGAVVEEQTGASVDLDDPDVTYRVEAREDEAFVSTGERVGPGGLPLGTQGTAVALVSGGIDSPVATWEVMKRGCVVVPVYVDLGDFGGPDHEARAVSTMRRLADFAPGFDVRPRVVSAGDLVAELAAEVGATRMLSLRRMMLRIGETVAQEVGAHAVVTGESLGQKSSQTGPNFGVTDAATTVPVYRPLLTRDKPDIVAQARKIGTYDDSTLPVGCERVAPSRPETNAALAAVEAAEPERLLSRAETVAREARVVEFE; this comes from the coding sequence GTGGCCCTCGAACGCGACACCGTCGTCGTCTCCTACGGCGAGATGGGGACGAAGAGCTCGAAAGTCCGCGGCCGGATGGAGCGGACGCTCGTCTCGAACCTCGACGCGATGCTCGGGTCTCGTGCTGTCGACGCCGCGGTGGAGCGCCGGTGGTCGCGGCCGCTGATTCGCCTCCGAAACCCCGAGGAGGAGGACGCCGTTGCCGGACGGAGTCCGGCAGCCCATCGGACGTCGTCCGATGACGCCGCCGACGCCGCGGCGGACACGTTCGGCGTCGTCGCCGCGCGTCCCGCCGTCTCCTGCGAACCGGAGCGAGAGGCGCTTCTCGATATCTTGGAGTCGCTGGCCGGCGAGCAGCGGAGCGAAGAATCGTTCGCCGTCCGCGTCTCGCGTGCCGGCCCCAAATCGGCGCACGAGTTCGGCAGTCGGGAGCTCGAACGCGTCGGCGGCGCAGTAGTAGAGGAACAAACCGGCGCGTCCGTCGATCTCGACGACCCTGACGTGACCTACCGCGTCGAAGCCCGCGAGGACGAGGCGTTCGTCTCGACCGGAGAACGTGTAGGGCCGGGTGGCCTGCCGCTCGGGACGCAAGGCACCGCAGTCGCGTTGGTCAGCGGCGGTATCGACTCGCCCGTCGCGACGTGGGAGGTGATGAAACGCGGCTGTGTCGTCGTCCCCGTCTACGTCGATTTGGGCGACTTCGGCGGCCCGGACCACGAGGCTCGCGCGGTGTCGACGATGCGCCGCCTCGCTGACTTCGCGCCCGGGTTCGACGTTCGTCCCCGGGTCGTCTCGGCGGGAGACCTCGTGGCGGAACTCGCCGCCGAGGTTGGAGCGACGCGGATGCTCTCGCTCCGGCGGATGATGCTCAGAATCGGCGAGACCGTCGCGCAGGAAGTGGGTGCGCACGCCGTCGTCACCGGCGAGTCGTTGGGCCAGAAGTCGAGTCAGACCGGCCCGAACTTCGGCGTCACCGACGCGGCGACCACGGTGCCGGTGTACCGACCGCTGCTGACGCGCGACAAGCCCGACATCGTCGCGCAGGCGCGGAAAATCGGAACCTACGACGACTCGACGCTTCCCGTGGGCTGTGAGCGCGTCGCGCCGTCGCGTCCGGAGACGAACGCCGCGCTCGCGGCGGTGGAGGCGGCGGAACCGGAGAGGTTGTTGTCGCGGGCCGAGACGGTGGCTCGGGAGGCGCGCGTGGTGGAGTTCGAGTGA
- a CDS encoding sulfite exporter TauE/SafE family protein yields the protein MLSTSTLVLLVVVAFLAGVGITAVGPGGIFVTVALFALTDVGSSTVAGTALTTFVVTGLLGSYTYYRSGELRTRAGKRLATLVTVPSMVGAVVGALTNAVLSESLFGSLLAGFTALVGVSIVYRERRALGSWWSVDPDRPTGASVVAVLGFVIGVVCGLLGVGGPVVTVPVLVLLGISMLDALAAAQVQSVFLSAFAAATYVSQGAVSLPLVALVGVPELVGVVVGWRVAHRVDAPRLKTVLGATLVASSVALAVT from the coding sequence ATGCTCTCGACCTCGACGCTGGTTCTGTTGGTCGTCGTCGCCTTTCTGGCCGGCGTCGGCATCACCGCCGTCGGTCCCGGCGGCATCTTCGTCACCGTCGCGCTGTTCGCGCTGACCGACGTTGGGTCGTCGACCGTCGCCGGGACGGCGCTGACGACGTTCGTCGTCACGGGTCTGCTCGGCAGCTACACCTACTATCGGTCCGGAGAGCTTCGGACGCGAGCGGGAAAACGACTCGCGACGCTCGTCACGGTGCCGAGCATGGTCGGCGCAGTAGTAGGTGCGCTCACGAACGCGGTCCTCTCCGAGTCGCTGTTCGGGTCGTTGCTCGCCGGGTTCACGGCGCTCGTCGGCGTGAGCATCGTCTACCGCGAGCGGCGAGCGCTGGGGTCGTGGTGGTCGGTCGACCCGGACCGTCCGACAGGCGCGTCGGTGGTCGCCGTCCTCGGGTTCGTCATCGGCGTTGTCTGCGGACTGCTCGGCGTCGGCGGACCGGTCGTGACCGTTCCGGTACTGGTGCTTCTCGGTATCTCGATGCTCGACGCGCTCGCCGCCGCACAGGTGCAGTCGGTGTTTCTCTCGGCGTTCGCCGCGGCGACCTACGTGTCGCAGGGAGCCGTCTCGCTCCCGCTCGTCGCACTCGTCGGCGTTCCGGAACTCGTCGGCGTCGTCGTCGGGTGGCGAGTCGCCCACCGAGTCGACGCACCCCGGCTGAAAACCGTCCTCGGAGCTACGCTGGTCGCGTCAAGCGTAGCACTAGCCGTGACGTAG
- a CDS encoding NRAMP family divalent metal transporter encodes MSFGSYSDGLRSTMTGFFQKYGLAFVMVASYFGSGSVFIASQAGVKFGYALIWAVVGGALIGFIGQDMSARLGIFGVPLMEFARRKLGRTGATLLAVLLSVGCVAWALELTAAVGMGISILLGGAIGWQPLAVVTGALAILIGVMDYEGVERIMTLMMLGLLAVYVTVAGVSSPSMTGIASGFVPSIPGGSLTLAAAIVGTTALWPNFFLESNLVDEKGWTSRADLPDVRRDLGLGYLVGGITTIAILVVAAAVLRPAGYTNLDTFITPGRALADVLGQWAMFVFLFGTIAAAFNSIIPIMWTPSYLLQHACGRRADSSSREFKLIYAVGVGIGSLSPLVHQFAGLSVIDMIILFPAYNGIISLPIAAVLLFWAVNDRQTMGEDKNSLGLSLVNATLVLLSIYLAATSLPGFIETLTTGGI; translated from the coding sequence ATGTCATTCGGCTCATACTCGGACGGACTCCGGAGTACGATGACGGGGTTCTTCCAGAAATACGGTCTCGCGTTCGTAATGGTCGCCAGCTACTTCGGCTCGGGCTCGGTGTTCATCGCGAGCCAGGCCGGGGTTAAGTTCGGCTATGCGCTCATCTGGGCCGTCGTCGGTGGCGCACTCATCGGGTTTATCGGGCAGGACATGAGCGCCCGGCTGGGCATCTTCGGGGTGCCGCTGATGGAGTTCGCCCGGCGAAAGCTAGGGAGGACGGGCGCGACGCTGCTGGCGGTCCTGCTCTCGGTCGGGTGCGTCGCGTGGGCGCTCGAACTCACCGCCGCGGTCGGAATGGGCATCTCGATTCTCCTCGGTGGCGCTATCGGGTGGCAACCGCTCGCGGTCGTCACTGGCGCTCTCGCGATTCTCATCGGTGTCATGGACTACGAGGGCGTCGAACGCATCATGACCCTGATGATGCTCGGACTGCTCGCCGTCTACGTCACCGTCGCGGGTGTGAGCTCGCCCTCGATGACCGGCATCGCCTCCGGATTCGTCCCGTCGATTCCCGGCGGGTCGCTGACGCTCGCCGCGGCCATCGTGGGAACGACGGCGCTGTGGCCGAACTTCTTCCTCGAATCGAACCTCGTCGACGAGAAGGGCTGGACGAGTCGCGCGGATCTGCCGGACGTCCGTCGTGACCTCGGTCTCGGCTACCTCGTCGGCGGCATCACGACCATCGCCATCCTCGTCGTCGCGGCGGCGGTGCTCCGACCGGCGGGCTACACGAACCTCGACACGTTCATCACGCCGGGACGAGCGCTCGCCGACGTGCTCGGCCAGTGGGCGATGTTCGTCTTCCTCTTCGGGACGATCGCCGCCGCGTTCAACAGCATCATCCCCATCATGTGGACGCCGTCGTATCTGCTCCAGCACGCTTGTGGTCGGAGAGCCGACTCCAGCAGCCGAGAGTTCAAACTCATCTACGCGGTGGGCGTCGGTATCGGTAGCCTCTCGCCATTGGTCCACCAGTTCGCCGGGCTCAGCGTCATCGATATGATCATCCTGTTCCCGGCGTACAACGGCATCATCAGTCTGCCTATCGCCGCGGTGTTGCTGTTTTGGGCGGTCAACGACCGACAGACGATGGGCGAGGACAAGAACAGCCTCGGCCTGTCGCTCGTGAACGCGACGCTCGTGCTGCTCTCGATCTATCTCGCCGCCACGTCGCTGCCGGGATTCATCGAGACGCTGACAACCGGTGGCATCTAG
- a CDS encoding methionine adenosyltransferase, producing MSERNIRVEGIDRLAVEDQEVEIVERKGIGHPDSICDGIAESVSRALSKLYLDRVGKVLHYNTDETQLVAGTAAPAFGGGEVVEPIYILIVGRATKEYEGEKLPVGSTALSAAREYLDEHIPELEYGRDVVVDVKLGEGSGDLQDVFGEEKVQVPMANDTSFGVGHAPLTETEEIVLAAERELNGAYAADHPELGPDVKIMGKREGDRIDITVAAAMVDSYVAGFDAYDAAVNRVQEFVAGLAREHTDREVNVEVNTADDYEEGSIYLTTTGTSAEQGDDGSVGRGNRANGLITPNRPMSMEATSGKNPVNHIGKIYNLLSTEIAESVVDEVEGIRDLQVRLLSQIGRPIDHPHVADAQVVTEEGVEVDDIREEVEAIVDRELADVTDVTRSVIEGDISTF from the coding sequence ATGAGCGAGCGGAACATTCGGGTCGAGGGTATCGACCGACTCGCAGTCGAGGACCAGGAAGTCGAAATCGTCGAGCGGAAAGGTATCGGCCATCCGGACTCCATCTGCGACGGCATCGCCGAGAGCGTCTCGCGGGCGCTCTCGAAGCTGTATCTCGACCGCGTCGGCAAGGTGCTGCACTACAACACCGACGAGACGCAACTGGTCGCCGGAACCGCCGCACCCGCCTTCGGCGGCGGCGAAGTCGTCGAACCCATCTACATTCTCATCGTCGGGCGCGCGACCAAGGAGTACGAGGGCGAGAAACTGCCCGTCGGGTCGACGGCGCTGTCGGCCGCCCGCGAGTATCTCGACGAGCACATCCCGGAGCTGGAGTACGGCCGCGACGTCGTCGTCGACGTGAAACTCGGCGAGGGCTCCGGCGACCTCCAGGACGTCTTCGGCGAAGAGAAAGTGCAGGTGCCGATGGCCAACGACACGAGTTTCGGCGTCGGCCACGCGCCGCTGACAGAGACGGAAGAGATCGTCCTCGCGGCAGAGCGGGAACTCAACGGCGCGTACGCCGCCGACCACCCGGAACTGGGCCCGGACGTGAAGATCATGGGCAAGCGCGAGGGCGACCGGATAGATATCACCGTCGCCGCCGCGATGGTCGACTCGTACGTCGCCGGATTCGACGCGTACGACGCCGCGGTCAACCGGGTCCAGGAGTTCGTCGCCGGTCTCGCCCGCGAGCACACCGACCGCGAGGTCAACGTCGAGGTCAACACGGCCGACGACTACGAGGAAGGCTCCATCTACCTCACGACGACGGGCACAAGCGCCGAGCAGGGCGACGACGGCTCCGTCGGCCGCGGTAACCGCGCCAACGGCCTCATCACGCCGAACCGACCGATGAGCATGGAGGCGACAAGCGGGAAGAACCCGGTCAACCACATCGGGAAGATATACAACCTGCTGTCGACCGAAATCGCCGAGAGCGTCGTCGACGAAGTCGAGGGGATCCGGGACCTGCAAGTTCGACTGCTCTCACAGATCGGCCGCCCCATCGACCACCCGCACGTCGCCGACGCGCAGGTCGTCACCGAGGAGGGCGTCGAGGTCGACGACATCCGCGAGGAAGTCGAGGCCATCGTCGACCGCGAACTCGCGGACGTGACGGACGTGACGCGTTCGGTTATCGAAGGCGACATCTCGACGTTCTAA
- the cyaB gene encoding class IV adenylate cyclase, with amino-acid sequence MYEVELKLRADHGDVRERLEAMGAEKLGGVAQADTYYDAPHREFAETDEALRIRRERRTDAMADEDAAETAKVTYKGPLVERESKTREEFETGVDDGETMANVFDGLGFEPAAVVEKEREYFRVDDYTVVLDRVEGLGEFVEVEREAEESELESVREGAAAVLRELDLDPDEQIRTSYLGLLLEKQG; translated from the coding sequence ATGTACGAGGTCGAACTGAAACTCCGCGCCGACCACGGAGACGTTCGAGAGCGTCTCGAAGCGATGGGCGCGGAGAAACTCGGCGGTGTCGCGCAGGCGGACACCTACTACGACGCGCCCCACCGCGAGTTCGCGGAGACGGACGAAGCGCTCCGCATCCGCCGGGAGCGCCGCACCGACGCGATGGCCGACGAAGACGCCGCGGAGACGGCGAAAGTGACGTACAAAGGGCCGCTCGTCGAACGCGAGTCGAAGACCCGAGAGGAGTTCGAGACGGGCGTCGACGACGGCGAGACGATGGCGAACGTCTTCGACGGCCTGGGCTTCGAACCGGCCGCAGTCGTCGAGAAGGAGCGCGAGTACTTCCGCGTCGACGACTACACGGTCGTTCTCGACCGGGTGGAGGGACTCGGCGAGTTCGTCGAAGTCGAACGGGAGGCCGAGGAGTCGGAACTCGAATCGGTGCGCGAGGGCGCGGCGGCCGTGCTTCGGGAACTCGATTTGGACCCCGACGAGCAGATTCGGACCTCGTACCTCGGGTTGTTGCTCGAAAAGCAGGGGTGA